From a region of the Sporosarcina ureilytica genome:
- a CDS encoding aldehyde dehydrogenase family protein — MQSISEKTNKITLEKEYGSFIDGEFVKSSNGFIDAINPANGELLAKISRGNKEDVDLAVKAANVAFQTWSALSIEERASYLHKVADALEENTDRLSMIECLDTGRPVYEFGLDYDIAVKQFRYFASAILLDEGTSRALPDGQLIVQKDPLGVCAQIIPWNVPMIMVSFKLAPALAAGNTIVMKPAEDASLSTLEFAKILKDILPKGVVNFVTGYGIEAGDALINHPDIHKLSFTGSVGVGRLVGKTAGERLLPVTLELGGKSPHIVFPDVNIDDAVENTTLGYCLFNGQSCILGSRLFVHDDIYDEFVAKLVARAKDVKVGDPLDPSTRVSALINEKQGKRVLSYIDIAKEESAKLLAGGNRVTVHNHEYGYFIEPTIFEATNDMRISQEEIFGPVITVMRWNDIDAVTKEANDTEYGLAAGIMTNDFKAALSTAQKLQAGSVWINQYFNFQTGAPFGGYKNSGIGREYGKEALDEYTQVKTIAANFNLPPAGFFK, encoded by the coding sequence ATGCAATCAATTTCTGAAAAGACAAACAAGATTACTTTAGAAAAAGAATACGGTTCATTTATTGACGGTGAATTTGTTAAGTCTTCAAACGGTTTTATTGATGCAATCAATCCTGCAAATGGAGAATTGTTAGCTAAAATTTCTAGAGGGAACAAAGAAGATGTAGATCTCGCGGTAAAAGCTGCAAATGTTGCATTTCAAACTTGGTCGGCACTATCGATTGAAGAACGGGCTAGTTATCTTCACAAAGTCGCCGATGCATTAGAAGAAAACACTGATCGTTTATCCATGATTGAATGTTTGGACACAGGTCGTCCTGTATATGAGTTTGGACTAGATTATGATATTGCAGTCAAACAATTCCGTTATTTTGCTTCTGCAATCTTATTGGATGAAGGTACTTCAAGAGCTCTTCCAGATGGACAGTTGATTGTACAAAAAGACCCTTTAGGTGTTTGTGCGCAAATTATTCCTTGGAATGTTCCTATGATCATGGTTTCTTTCAAACTAGCTCCGGCCCTAGCTGCCGGTAATACTATCGTTATGAAGCCTGCCGAGGATGCAAGCTTGTCAACTTTGGAATTTGCTAAAATTCTTAAAGATATATTACCAAAAGGTGTAGTGAACTTTGTTACAGGTTATGGTATTGAAGCGGGAGACGCGCTCATTAACCATCCGGATATTCATAAACTTTCTTTCACAGGAAGTGTAGGCGTAGGTCGCTTAGTTGGTAAAACTGCTGGGGAAAGACTATTACCAGTTACACTTGAATTAGGTGGAAAGTCTCCACATATAGTATTCCCGGATGTTAATATTGACGATGCCGTGGAAAATACGACATTAGGTTACTGCTTATTTAATGGGCAAAGTTGTATTCTTGGTTCACGTCTATTTGTCCACGATGATATTTATGACGAATTCGTTGCGAAGTTAGTCGCAAGAGCAAAAGATGTTAAAGTCGGCGATCCACTAGATCCATCGACAAGAGTGAGTGCGCTTATCAATGAAAAGCAGGGTAAACGTGTCCTAAGCTATATTGATATTGCTAAAGAAGAAAGTGCAAAACTATTAGCGGGAGGTAACCGTGTAACTGTTCACAATCATGAATATGGTTATTTTATCGAACCTACAATTTTTGAAGCGACAAACGATATGAGAATTTCACAAGAAGAGATTTTTGGACCTGTTATTACCGTTATGCGTTGGAATGATATTGACGCTGTTACTAAAGAGGCGAATGATACTGAATATGGTTTAGCTGCTGGAATTATGACAAATGATTTTAAAGCCGCATTAAGTACTGCGCAGAAGTTACAGGCTGGAAGTGTTTGGATCAATCAGTACTTTAATTTCCAAACAGGTGCACCTTTTGGTGGTTACAAAAACAGTGGTATCGGAAGGGAATATGGAAAAGAAGCTTTGGACGAATATACACAAGTTAAAACGATTGCTGCAAATTTCAATTTGCCACCAGCTGGATTTTTTAAGTAA
- a CDS encoding AAA domain-containing protein yields the protein MSTTPLTHKASNLVQYIKELTQLRQKPVYSYKNYEDIIWIDLIPEEIECIDCFRNNFDDWLYVKKPITPTQPDIPETISEWIIVNPTLGTLIINESITISSTSSDDNEPQTEEIFLKDMPHIDEQIEAFENDVWIPYITESERVKNIQKLYDRLYKIHQELQHNSETLELVVSVGLLQWKQADKDLVERHLLTSEVELQFNKSHAEMTIVPSSQGNAFELEEDMLLVEDRLFSDDHKEVRSLLKSYNEENTIRDNFDTVLKSIVNAIDSRGVYSDTLAVPNHSSQGPILSLSPAIVLRKKSQKSFQYACDTAIEQLNEMDDAAVPENLANMLGNIDDKVEKQIDELKFQEAQEYYFPLPTNDEQNRIIATLNNKSSVLVQGPPGTGKTHTIANLTSHLLATGQRVLITSQTAKALSVLKSKLPEELQDLSVSLLGGDSASMKDLEKVVSTISVNKERFDLTKMTSAVTEKEQTLKKLKQDLNKTKTNLMEIREAETYIHNFDASYQGTAQQIATQLNKDAERFDWYTTPINIETPESFLLEERNLIARYIELKNTHLDTPIGYDQFEYPSMEQTVQLENLVNVIKKEQILQSRYQLLTKNEIDDLQNTLIGISDDKLSKLTSSLSQYDELLTPLLFNTYPNLKKVINDIFINRGHLWARIEVEFRDHLETINKFKSNFDPNLITVDGVSTASLKKMTEDLVLHFTNGGKMGNFLFQPKIVKQYKATLQKIQYNNLPIKTEDDIKRVHAYALTKDAFESIEKLVIPHLLDTKPIVNELALTEYETTLSQLSKALKIQQWRSAILEEFAFLSADLFNEQQSKSMQHNIEIYNVKSELKQVSNQISTRITAIENVLTEKTHSLYSEFVTALSERNIDAIQTAYTQYDYFQQVMNRDNEINMISIKLEKESSLLLKQLNETYADSIWNKRFSVWEKAQNWRKMKSWLGEFAQRDEATLTANYDQIDKDIRDTITEIGTTKAWISMLSTMTHSQSKHLKAWARSVKNYGKGYGTNAPRFIAEAQYHMQHCKDAIPAWIMPLSRVFENFEIRPNLFDIVIVDEASQSWHDALLLKYLARKMIIVGDDKQISPSVIGIQAEDIYRLNHKYLKPFEFEFADTLNATNSFFDVSYIMFKDTITLREHYRCMPEIIGFSNRISYTNSPLIPLRQYPANRLEPIVSTYLPHGVREGSSQNAYNEVEADEIVKSIRNCIKNPRYDGKTIGVISLLGNNQAKLIQNKLIDEVGAEVMEERQIICGDAYAFQGDERDVIFLSMVVAKGKTRLTAQTADSARQRFNVAASRAKDQLWVMHSISVNDISNRDCLRYNLLTYIADPLKEETEANREKCESKFEIDVFDAIVSKGYRVIPQFEVAGYRLDLVVQGEKSRLVVECDGDHWHTSIEDRERDFLRERLLQRAGWTFWRVLGSTYYHNPEKALESLWTKLEELNIKPYLEWAGSSSIEKQSDIVETEDCCKNDTEEPIILETANRSHSEAIQPVTIDTQNIETQKKTLVISTAKSQLNAEDPITLVINELNALGLETIDYRNKSKTLYVIGDTDLGKDLKTYRSQNLIFRPLDKGNKTTGFRSAWYAKIMS from the coding sequence GTGAGTACGACACCGTTAACACATAAAGCTTCAAATCTTGTACAATACATCAAAGAGTTAACACAACTTAGGCAAAAACCAGTTTATTCATATAAGAATTATGAAGACATTATTTGGATAGATCTTATACCAGAAGAAATCGAATGCATAGATTGCTTTAGAAATAATTTCGATGATTGGTTGTATGTGAAGAAACCGATAACGCCTACTCAACCGGATATTCCGGAGACCATTTCAGAATGGATCATTGTTAATCCAACACTTGGAACGTTAATAATCAATGAAAGTATCACGATAAGTTCAACGAGTTCGGATGATAACGAACCACAAACAGAAGAAATTTTCCTCAAGGATATGCCACATATCGATGAACAAATAGAAGCTTTTGAGAACGACGTCTGGATTCCATACATTACAGAATCAGAGCGCGTTAAAAATATTCAAAAGCTATACGATCGACTTTATAAAATACACCAGGAATTACAACATAATTCCGAGACACTTGAACTGGTTGTAAGCGTTGGCCTCCTCCAATGGAAACAGGCTGACAAAGATTTAGTAGAACGACACCTGCTTACTTCAGAAGTTGAATTACAATTTAATAAAAGCCATGCTGAAATGACAATCGTCCCGTCTTCACAGGGGAATGCCTTCGAGTTGGAAGAAGATATGCTACTCGTTGAGGATCGCTTATTTAGTGATGATCATAAAGAAGTACGCTCGTTACTAAAATCCTATAACGAAGAGAATACGATTCGAGATAACTTCGATACTGTACTTAAAAGTATCGTCAATGCAATTGATTCTCGTGGTGTATATTCCGATACCTTGGCTGTACCTAACCACTCTTCACAGGGACCAATCCTTTCTTTATCTCCAGCAATTGTGTTAAGAAAGAAATCTCAAAAGAGTTTTCAATATGCTTGCGATACAGCGATTGAGCAACTAAATGAAATGGATGACGCTGCCGTTCCTGAAAACCTAGCCAATATGTTGGGCAATATAGATGATAAAGTTGAAAAACAAATTGATGAGTTGAAATTTCAGGAGGCACAAGAATATTATTTCCCTCTACCAACCAACGATGAACAAAATCGAATCATTGCTACCTTGAATAATAAGAGTAGTGTACTCGTACAAGGTCCTCCAGGTACAGGTAAAACCCATACAATTGCCAATTTAACTTCACACTTACTCGCTACTGGACAACGTGTATTAATCACAAGCCAAACAGCAAAAGCACTGAGTGTATTAAAAAGTAAACTGCCTGAAGAGCTGCAGGATTTATCCGTAAGTTTACTAGGTGGCGATAGTGCATCTATGAAAGACTTGGAAAAAGTAGTGTCTACCATTTCGGTCAATAAAGAACGGTTCGATTTGACTAAGATGACATCAGCCGTCACTGAGAAAGAACAGACGCTTAAAAAATTAAAGCAAGATTTGAATAAAACAAAGACAAATTTAATGGAAATCCGTGAAGCTGAGACTTACATCCATAACTTTGATGCATCTTATCAAGGGACTGCACAACAGATTGCAACACAATTAAACAAAGATGCTGAGCGTTTCGATTGGTATACGACACCCATAAACATCGAAACACCCGAATCTTTTTTATTGGAAGAAAGAAATCTGATTGCTCGTTATATCGAATTAAAAAACACCCATTTAGATACACCAATTGGCTATGATCAGTTTGAATATCCTTCTATGGAACAAACAGTCCAGTTGGAGAATCTGGTGAATGTGATTAAAAAGGAACAAATTCTGCAATCACGCTACCAATTACTGACTAAAAATGAAATAGATGACCTTCAAAATACTTTAATTGGAATCTCGGACGATAAGTTAAGTAAGCTTACTTCCTCACTCTCTCAATATGATGAATTGTTAACGCCACTTCTGTTTAATACGTATCCGAACCTAAAAAAAGTGATTAACGATATTTTTATCAATCGAGGGCATTTGTGGGCAAGGATTGAAGTTGAATTTCGAGATCATTTAGAAACGATAAACAAATTTAAAAGTAATTTCGATCCTAATCTTATTACAGTTGACGGTGTTTCAACGGCATCTTTAAAGAAAATGACCGAAGATTTAGTATTGCATTTCACAAATGGCGGGAAAATGGGCAACTTCTTATTTCAACCCAAAATTGTAAAACAATATAAAGCGACATTACAAAAGATTCAATATAACAATTTACCGATAAAAACAGAAGATGACATAAAAAGGGTTCATGCTTATGCCCTAACAAAAGATGCCTTTGAAAGCATCGAAAAGCTAGTCATTCCACATTTACTAGATACAAAACCAATAGTGAATGAACTTGCTTTGACTGAGTACGAAACTACCCTTTCGCAACTGTCTAAAGCCCTTAAAATTCAACAATGGAGGTCAGCGATTTTAGAAGAGTTCGCTTTTCTTTCCGCTGATTTATTTAATGAACAGCAAAGTAAATCAATGCAACATAATATCGAAATATATAATGTGAAAAGTGAATTGAAGCAAGTTTCCAATCAAATCAGCACCCGCATTACAGCAATTGAAAACGTGCTAACTGAAAAAACACATTCACTTTATTCGGAATTCGTAACAGCCTTGAGCGAGCGAAATATCGACGCCATCCAAACGGCGTATACTCAATATGATTATTTCCAACAAGTGATGAACCGTGACAATGAGATAAATATGATTTCAATCAAGCTGGAAAAAGAATCCTCATTGCTTTTGAAACAATTAAATGAAACCTATGCTGATTCAATTTGGAATAAACGCTTCAGTGTTTGGGAGAAGGCTCAAAATTGGAGAAAAATGAAAAGCTGGTTAGGTGAATTTGCTCAAAGAGACGAGGCTACACTTACAGCCAACTATGATCAGATTGATAAAGACATTCGTGATACAATAACCGAAATCGGTACAACAAAAGCATGGATTAGTATGTTAAGTACAATGACCCATTCCCAATCCAAACATTTAAAAGCATGGGCACGCTCCGTAAAAAATTATGGGAAAGGGTATGGAACAAATGCGCCACGTTTTATTGCGGAAGCGCAATATCATATGCAACATTGCAAAGATGCTATACCCGCTTGGATTATGCCGTTAAGTCGTGTTTTCGAAAACTTTGAAATCCGCCCTAACCTTTTTGACATCGTCATTGTCGATGAAGCAAGTCAATCATGGCATGATGCCCTTCTGTTGAAGTATTTAGCCAGAAAGATGATTATTGTTGGAGACGATAAACAGATTAGTCCAAGTGTGATTGGCATACAGGCGGAGGACATTTATCGGTTAAATCATAAATATTTGAAACCATTTGAATTCGAATTTGCTGATACGCTGAATGCAACAAATTCTTTCTTCGATGTTTCTTATATCATGTTCAAAGATACAATTACGCTACGCGAACATTACAGATGTATGCCAGAAATCATCGGATTTTCAAATCGGATTTCTTATACCAACAGTCCTTTAATTCCGTTAAGACAATATCCGGCCAACCGACTTGAACCGATTGTATCAACTTATTTACCACATGGAGTTAGAGAAGGTAGCTCCCAAAACGCATATAACGAAGTGGAAGCCGACGAAATCGTCAAAAGTATACGTAATTGTATTAAAAATCCACGTTATGATGGAAAGACAATTGGCGTCATATCACTTCTCGGTAATAATCAGGCGAAACTCATTCAAAACAAGTTGATTGATGAAGTAGGTGCAGAAGTGATGGAAGAACGACAAATCATTTGCGGCGATGCATATGCATTCCAAGGGGATGAAAGAGATGTCATCTTCCTCTCTATGGTAGTCGCAAAAGGAAAAACACGACTCACCGCACAAACAGCTGACTCCGCTAGACAACGTTTCAATGTTGCAGCTAGTCGTGCCAAAGACCAGCTTTGGGTCATGCATTCCATCTCAGTAAATGACATTAGCAATCGCGATTGCTTGAGATATAACCTATTAACATATATCGCCGATCCTCTAAAAGAGGAAACGGAAGCAAATCGAGAGAAATGTGAAAGTAAGTTTGAGATCGATGTGTTTGATGCAATTGTTTCCAAAGGCTACCGTGTGATTCCACAATTTGAAGTGGCGGGTTATCGCTTGGATCTAGTCGTGCAAGGCGAAAAGTCGAGACTTGTCGTGGAATGTGACGGCGATCATTGGCATACATCAATTGAGGATCGCGAACGCGACTTCTTGCGTGAACGTTTATTACAAAGGGCTGGTTGGACATTTTGGAGGGTATTGGGCAGCACATATTATCATAATCCTGAAAAAGCACTCGAAAGCTTGTGGACTAAGCTTGAAGAACTCAATATTAAACCTTATTTGGAATGGGCGGGTTCAAGCTCAATTGAAAAGCAAAGTGATATTGTTGAAACAGAAGATTGCTGTAAAAACGATACTGAAGAACCCATAATACTAGAAACTGCAAATCGGAGCCATAGTGAAGCGATTCAACCTGTTACCATTGACACCCAAAATATTGAAACACAGAAAAAAACACTCGTAATTTCAACCGCCAAGTCCCAATTAAACGCTGAAGACCCCATTACACTTGTCATAAATGAATTGAACGCACTTGGACTTGAAACAATCGACTATCGTAACAAATCCAAGACGCTCTATGTAATTGGCGATACAGATCTAGGAAAAGACCTTAAAACATACCGTTCTCAGAACTTAATTTTCCGCCCATTAGATAAAGGAAATAAGACAACGGGTTTCAGATCCGCATGGTATGCAAAAATAATGAGCTAA
- a CDS encoding sodium/glutamate symporter — protein MDLLIAFAALSGFLLIGTLLRAKVKFLQSLFLPASVIGGFVGLLLGPVILGDHAILPIPQDWITIYALIPGILIVPVVASVPFGVKFKSRLEKKSEQAKMNAEVEKKKKSNASRNVLIMFAILVIISQGQNVIGLSLTYLLSKLGMISDVYATFGTEVAAGFSGGHGTAGVVGSLLQSMNQPYWNTAQGVTVTTATVGLIGGILIGIVMINFAARKGYTQFLSGPGSFPQDMKQGYQSDVEKQKASGKETMLGSSIDTLTFHFALILGGSGVAYALLMLVKKLNVPIIASIPIWAYAIIVMYFIWWVMCQLNLSWIVDRQTTSKISSMFTDFAVVAAIVSMPVKAVLSYIVPITIMMVVVGGFTLLASYWLCKKYYGDFWFERSVAVFGTNAGVFITGLMLLKMVDPEYKSPALTDYSIGYSINSVLAFIMFPLTFGLLVSQGTVTGLALVSGVVLAAIILLVVLNKANLKSSVQ, from the coding sequence ATGGATTTATTAATTGCTTTTGCAGCCCTAAGTGGCTTTTTATTGATCGGAACTCTATTAAGAGCAAAGGTTAAGTTTTTACAATCTTTATTTCTACCGGCGTCAGTTATCGGTGGGTTTGTAGGTCTTTTGCTCGGTCCTGTAATATTGGGGGATCATGCGATACTTCCAATTCCACAAGATTGGATTACGATATATGCGTTAATTCCGGGGATTTTAATTGTCCCGGTCGTTGCGAGTGTGCCTTTTGGCGTAAAGTTTAAGTCAAGGTTAGAAAAGAAAAGCGAACAGGCCAAAATGAATGCTGAGGTTGAAAAGAAAAAGAAAAGTAACGCAAGCAGAAATGTACTCATAATGTTTGCGATATTAGTTATCATTAGCCAAGGACAAAATGTAATTGGTCTTTCTTTAACTTATCTTTTAAGTAAATTGGGTATGATTTCAGACGTCTACGCTACGTTCGGCACAGAAGTCGCCGCCGGGTTTTCTGGAGGACATGGGACTGCTGGTGTCGTAGGAAGCTTATTGCAATCGATGAATCAGCCTTACTGGAATACAGCTCAAGGTGTTACAGTAACAACAGCGACTGTTGGTTTAATTGGCGGTATTTTAATCGGTATCGTTATGATTAACTTCGCAGCAAGAAAAGGCTATACACAATTTTTAAGCGGTCCTGGTAGTTTTCCACAAGATATGAAGCAAGGCTATCAGTCTGATGTAGAAAAACAAAAAGCATCTGGTAAAGAAACAATGTTAGGTTCTTCTATAGATACACTAACTTTTCACTTTGCTCTAATTTTAGGAGGAAGCGGTGTTGCTTATGCATTACTCATGCTAGTGAAGAAACTTAATGTTCCTATTATTGCGAGTATACCAATTTGGGCATATGCAATTATTGTTATGTACTTCATTTGGTGGGTGATGTGTCAATTAAATTTAAGTTGGATCGTGGATCGTCAAACGACGTCAAAAATTTCTAGTATGTTTACAGACTTCGCAGTTGTTGCTGCGATTGTCAGTATGCCTGTAAAAGCTGTACTATCCTACATAGTTCCAATTACAATCATGATGGTTGTAGTCGGTGGATTTACTTTATTAGCTTCGTATTGGTTATGTAAAAAATATTACGGTGACTTTTGGTTTGAAAGAAGCGTAGCTGTTTTTGGAACGAATGCTGGGGTTTTTATTACGGGATTAATGTTGTTGAAAATGGTTGACCCCGAATACAAATCACCTGCACTTACGGATTATTCTATCGGGTATTCTATTAACTCTGTCCTTGCATTCATTATGTTTCCACTTACGTTCGGACTTCTTGTTAGTCAAGGAACTGTAACAGGTCTAGCGTTAGTCTCAGGAGTCGTTTTAGCTGCTATTATCTTATTAGTCGTCTTAAATAAAGCGAATCTAAAGAGTAGCGTACAATAA
- a CDS encoding M20 family metallopeptidase, translating into MTISDVNAFVKNTILEKSDVLKEISDFIWEHPETRFEEYKSANHLMGVLEAQGFTVEKNVAGMSTAFIGSFGAGSPVIGFLGEFDALSGLSQKGLTAKQESVEEGGNGHGCGHNLLGTGALAAAIAVKEYLRANNLPGTVQYFGCPGEEGGSGKTFMAREGAFDHLDLALTWHPSSHTGVMSKSSLANYQVFFRFKGISSHAAASPHLGRSALDAVELMNVGVNYLREHVKPDARFHYAVTNTGGASPNVVQADAEVLYLIRSPQLEDVESIYQRICKIAEGAALMTETSVSIEIDKACSNYMPNRSLERIMHRKLKSLEEDISYSDDEIAYAKDIWDTLNEGEQRSAISSLEMFGMGSYEDQQKMKNLYISDFVSEYTPSNEAMPGSTDVGDVSWAVPTAQCTVATYAVGTPFHSWQMVTQGVSTVAHQGMLRAGMTMALTAIEVLAHPEKLEEIKAEHKETFKDNPYKCPIPKGVQPSALK; encoded by the coding sequence ATGACAATAAGTGATGTAAATGCTTTTGTAAAAAACACGATATTGGAAAAAAGTGACGTACTTAAAGAAATTAGTGATTTCATTTGGGAACATCCTGAAACAAGATTTGAAGAATATAAATCTGCGAATCATTTGATGGGTGTACTAGAAGCACAAGGCTTTACCGTTGAGAAAAATGTAGCTGGTATGAGCACGGCGTTTATCGGTTCATTCGGGGCGGGGAGTCCGGTCATTGGATTTCTTGGGGAATTTGACGCGCTTTCTGGTCTAAGCCAAAAAGGGCTTACGGCGAAACAAGAGTCTGTTGAAGAAGGCGGAAACGGGCATGGATGCGGACATAACCTTTTAGGTACAGGTGCGCTTGCAGCGGCAATCGCGGTGAAAGAATATTTACGAGCGAATAATCTACCAGGCACGGTTCAATATTTTGGTTGTCCAGGAGAAGAAGGCGGATCGGGAAAAACGTTCATGGCGCGTGAAGGGGCATTTGATCATTTAGACCTTGCGTTAACATGGCATCCTTCCTCTCATACGGGAGTCATGAGTAAAAGTTCATTAGCGAACTATCAAGTTTTTTTCCGTTTTAAAGGCATTAGTTCACACGCAGCAGCATCTCCACACCTCGGAAGAAGTGCATTAGATGCGGTGGAATTAATGAACGTTGGGGTGAACTATTTAAGAGAGCACGTGAAACCAGATGCGCGATTCCATTATGCGGTCACGAATACAGGAGGCGCATCACCAAACGTTGTCCAAGCGGATGCTGAAGTTTTATACTTAATTCGCTCACCACAACTAGAAGATGTAGAGTCGATCTATCAACGAATTTGTAAAATCGCTGAAGGTGCGGCGTTGATGACCGAAACTTCAGTGTCTATTGAAATAGATAAAGCGTGTTCAAATTACATGCCAAATCGAAGCTTAGAAAGAATTATGCACCGCAAACTGAAAAGCCTTGAAGAAGATATCTCTTATTCAGATGATGAAATCGCGTATGCGAAAGATATTTGGGATACATTAAATGAAGGTGAACAAAGAAGCGCAATTAGTTCATTGGAAATGTTCGGTATGGGCTCGTATGAAGACCAACAAAAAATGAAAAATCTCTATATTAGCGATTTTGTGAGTGAATATACACCGTCGAACGAAGCGATGCCTGGTTCGACGGATGTAGGGGACGTTAGTTGGGCAGTTCCAACCGCACAATGTACAGTAGCTACATATGCAGTGGGAACACCATTCCATTCATGGCAAATGGTAACACAAGGCGTTTCAACCGTTGCACACCAAGGCATGTTACGTGCAGGAATGACGATGGCCTTAACTGCAATCGAAGTGTTGGCGCATCCTGAAAAACTTGAAGAAATTAAGGCGGAACATAAGGAAACATTTAAAGACAATCCTTATAAGTGTCCGATTCCAAAAGGTGTACAGCCTTCTGCATTAAAATAA
- a CDS encoding MFS transporter, translating into MVSKKQRNLILLLLFIGWAIGNFDRYFINYAILSITEDLQLSPTSTGLILSSFFAGYALMQIPGGWLADKFGSRRVLIVSVLMWSIFTAMTGAVWSLTSMIIIRFLFGIGEGGFQPSSSKLISQTFPSSKRAWAMSIMLSTSGIVSLIVPVLSVYMLTTIGWRVSFLVLGAIGLIISVFYWIFIKLPEGIKEEEFKPVGANQESVFKQLIKTPLMLNLFIAYYSIYAINWGLATWLPTYLVNIRGLDLISLGWVQTIPGLAMVFAIFLSGYVIDRLPEGREKVIGAISCVLIGCILYLMFNAPNVTMFITYQTIVIMFISFIMLLLPAIILKRLPSSVIGTSMGVANTGGQLAGFITPLAIGFIVQMFNGSYDAAFWMLIIFAIICMVSLLTLNYRKGGLLQAEQ; encoded by the coding sequence ATGGTTTCTAAGAAACAAAGAAACTTGATTTTGTTATTACTTTTTATAGGTTGGGCCATCGGTAACTTCGATCGCTATTTTATAAACTATGCAATATTGTCCATCACTGAAGATTTACAATTGAGTCCTACAAGTACTGGACTTATCCTTAGTAGTTTTTTTGCGGGATATGCGTTAATGCAAATCCCGGGTGGTTGGCTGGCAGATAAATTCGGTTCTAGGAGAGTCTTAATTGTATCTGTCTTGATGTGGTCGATTTTTACAGCGATGACAGGGGCAGTTTGGTCATTGACTTCGATGATTATAATCCGTTTCTTATTCGGGATTGGAGAAGGTGGATTTCAACCTTCAAGTTCAAAACTAATTTCGCAAACGTTTCCAAGTTCAAAAAGAGCTTGGGCCATGTCTATTATGCTTTCAACTAGCGGTATTGTTTCACTGATTGTACCAGTTTTATCAGTTTATATGCTGACAACAATCGGTTGGCGTGTATCTTTTCTAGTACTGGGTGCTATCGGTCTTATTATTTCTGTTTTTTACTGGATTTTCATCAAGCTACCCGAGGGCATTAAAGAGGAAGAATTCAAACCAGTTGGCGCGAATCAAGAGAGCGTTTTCAAGCAATTGATTAAAACACCGTTAATGTTGAATCTATTTATCGCCTATTACAGCATTTACGCGATTAACTGGGGTTTAGCGACTTGGTTGCCGACTTATCTTGTCAATATACGTGGACTTGATTTAATTTCACTTGGATGGGTGCAAACAATTCCAGGTTTAGCAATGGTCTTTGCAATTTTCTTATCTGGATATGTGATTGATAGGCTTCCGGAAGGGCGAGAGAAAGTGATTGGAGCAATTTCTTGTGTCCTCATTGGGTGTATTTTATACCTCATGTTCAATGCGCCGAACGTGACGATGTTCATCACTTACCAAACAATAGTGATTATGTTCATTTCATTTATAATGCTTTTATTACCAGCTATTATATTGAAAAGGTTACCGTCTTCTGTAATAGGTACAAGCATGGGGGTCGCGAATACTGGCGGTCAGTTAGCTGGCTTTATTACACCGCTTGCCATCGGGTTTATTGTACAGATGTTTAATGGATCGTATGATGCTGCTTTTTGGATGTTAATCATTTTTGCTATCATTTGTATGGTTTCATTATTGACGTTGAATTATCGAAAAGGCGGGTTGCTTCAAGCTGAGCAATGA